The DNA sequence TCCAAAGTACTTTTATAATGCGATTCGTTGTCGAGGAAGAGTATATGTTTGTGATTGCTGAGAAACAGCCGAACCAGGTGACTGAAATCGAAAGCCCACGGGTGTGTTTCGTCTTGTCTGATGCAGAATGTTTGGGCTTCCCTTTCAATATATGTGCGTTGCAATCTTATAATAGACAAGAGGTTGTTATTGATGTCAACAATTGAAAGTAGGAAGGTGTCAAGTATTTGTTTACTGTTTTGGAGAATCGATATGCTATCAATGTGCAGTGAACGGATTAAGCGCAGCGTTGTCGCTTGAGCTTTTTGACCCTTTTTCACTTATTCGGGGGAGCGTAATTTGGTGGCTTTGTTTGGTTCGCCCTGATGCGCCGAAGGCGGATCATGCAATGCAATGTTTCCTGCTGGAATACAGGAAAAAAGAGGGATGCCTTGCACGTCTTGCCTCCCGTCTTGTTCCCACTTCCGCCCGCTAATGTTTATTTAGTGCGGTGGGTTCGTCACTGTACTCCAGGAATAATGCCTATTTAGTTGCTGTATCCGTCTGCACAAGCTCTTCTCATGTAACCTGGTTATCACCCTCTCAATCTCCTGGAAGTTTGCTCGTGTGCATACAGTCTCGGACTCAACGGAGGCCATCTATCCTGCTCTGACATATCACAATGGAGGGAACAGCAGGGAGTGGGCGCTCAAATCACTTGGAATTCCAAAGCCTGGACCTGGCCCAGAATGATGGCTGAGATGAGACCACGGCATAAACACCGAGATTTACGTAAAGTTATATTGACCAGCAGGTTCTGGAAACCCACTGAGATCGGGACACTTTGGGCAGGCTGTGGGTGCACGCAATAATACGTGCAGGGCTGCCCGCACAAGGGAGGGATGCGTGAGCTTCGCTCTGTGCCCGACATAATTCTTTAATAGAAGAttgtttttttttgctACTTTCATTACGGTTTACAATTTATCTACGTTCCATCAGCAGTCACTTGTTGGTTGTGTAAGCACCCGAGCTGGAATAGTAATGTGCGGTGACAGATTGATACTGGCTAATCCCCTATTCTGGATACACGCAAGTTACTGGTGATATGACTCCCTATCAATTGAGGTGATATGCTCGAGTATGACAGAAAAATGGGTGATGCCAACGAAAATCCCTGTATTTCTTATCCTCTCAAAAAATAAAATACATGCAGTAGTTAGATGCTGAAACTGAACCTAATCGCACAACCTGATGACGTGACTCTATTCATCCCTGgccctcttccttctctcttcaTCCCTGTCCTCAGCAATCCTCTTACCACCCCTTCTGGCAGCATCCATGAACTGCTCCACACCGAACGGATCAGCGGATCCATCCAATGCTACGATAGTATCCTTCTCAAACTGGACGGGCCCCTCCCTTGCTTCGGTTCCTTCGGCACCTTCAAACCCTCTAGTCGCATTACCCAACTGGAATCTGTCTTTGGACATCTCTTCCTTGATACCTTCTTCCGTACCGCCACCAAATGATTCGTCATTACGCGATGAGCCTGCAGGGCGGTAGATGGCTGCGGCGGCAGAAGATCCGGCAAAGAGGGGCTTGTCATAGAGGTTGTAAGAATCCTCAGAGGCAAAGCCTGTAGAAAGAGCTTCTCGATTGAAGAGACGAGAGTCGAGTAGAGTTTCCTTGGACGTGGAGGGTTTGGCGAGGCCAAGGGCAATCTTTTCCGAGATATCTCGGTTTGCTTCTCTGTAATGAGAAGCAGGTTAGCAATCAAAATAAAATGAGAAAGACAAAACACTGACTTGGCAAGCATCTTCGCCCTCATCTCTGAACCCATATTGGACATCCtcatttccttttccctttccctcctcttctcttctcgGACGATATTACGCTCCCTGATcgcttcttcatcttcgtcttcctcctcgctCTCCTCAGATCCAGATTCACTGCCATAGCCACCAAGGTTGATACCAGTTTCCACAGGTAGTCTTGAACCAGAAGCAGCCGCAACAGATCCTGAAATTGACGTCGACAAACCTGATCGATCTTCCCGCGCTCGCTGAGCCAGTAATCGcaactcttcctccttgCTGATCTTTTGCTTCTGCGCAAGCAACTGTTGTAACTGCGCCCTCGCCCTGACTTCTTCTCTGATATGTCGGTCGGCAATATACAATGACTCAGAGAACTTGGCAAAATTGTCATTGATATGCACGTCTTGCAAACCTCGGCCATCGGCGGCAAGACGCTTGTCGAGAGGGATGGTGTAACCCTTGTTGTTCTTCCAGTTGGAGATACAAGGAGGAATCATCCAGTCTTTCTGGTCTTGAGCCGTAGCAGCACGAGGTGGAGACTGAAGAACAGGGGGAGGAGGCTCGGCGGGACCACGGGGAATCTTCTTGTGCTTGAACCTTGGTGGCTCGAGGGGATCTTCTTGAACCTCCGTCATCTTAATGATTCTCTGCTTCCCTTCATTGGCACTTTGGTTGGCGGGGGTGTATCGAACGTAGGTAGAGTCGTTGTTGGTCTTGGGGACATGTTTTGGCTGCGCGGCCTTGATCTTGCCGTGAGTGATACGTTCAAGGGCAAGTCGCGTTCGCTCAGCAGTTTCAGCAACAGAAAGATCGTCCGGTCGTTCCATTTGCCGCTCAGATTCAGTCACATCGGTACGGTTAGCCAAGGGGACCAAGTCTATTCATTCATAAGCCAATCTCTCAACAAAATTTAATGATGCAGCAACTTACCTTTGAAGCTGGATTGTACTCTAGATCCAGGGGCCCTCCCATGTTGTGCGATAGCATCATATCTCACTAACCCGTCCTGGTCTACTTGTAAAGCCAAAGTTGATCCTTGTCCCTTGTTCTTCTTGCCCATATCAAGCGGGTACTGAGCGACATGGCACTATTGCAAGACCAATTCTATTAGTGGCAATTTCTTATTCATCGCTTCACGACACTTCTATGAGAACTCACCTCGGGGTAAGCACCACCACCATTAAAGTCTGTGGCTGTCTTGGGCTTCCATCCCTTTCGTTGACCATACTTTGGGAGTTGGGGACCAGGAGCAGCAGGAAGGGGAGCAGGTGCTTCTTCGTACTCGGTAGTAGATGTATGGAGGGGCGCGGGAAGAGCTCTGTGTTAATTTTTGTCCCACTTCAGTAGCTATTGTGTGATTCACATTAAGGGTACTTACCTCGCTAAGGCAGCCATCTTGCGAAATATGATGAGTTGAAAATGGAAAACTGAGATTATTACGATGCTATGGATCATAACAATCCATCCAACATCGAGAGCCACCGTCGGAGATAGCGGCGTTATGGCCCAGTGGCAGACACcactcttctctttccaccCATCTCTTCCAGCGATATCGGAAACTATACAGTATGCATATAGCGCATTATATAGACAAAGGCAACTAGTTTTACAGACTACATACAGGAGTGATATTTCAGATCGTAGCAAGTCATAAAAAATCGTTAATGCTCATCATATCCTCCCCCCAACATCCCTTCTTTTGGACAATTCTCCAATTCTCCCCGTGACAGGCGCAGTCTTGTTTTGTACAGATCCCTACTTTTCTAGCGGATGTTGGTTTAATCTCCTTGCACTTCCACTTCCACCAATTGTTGGCACTCAGCTCACTCTTGCAGGCGTCTTGACAGATTCGGTCGTCTTTGCCGTCTCCTTCTTGGGTACCGCTTCCCCTGGTGTCGAGCTGCCCAATTTGTCGATATCTACATCACCATACTCTTTCCACACTTCGGAGAGAGCAGTATCCATACTTGGCATAGTAGGAATCCCTTTGCGCTAGGATGCGCAGGTACTGCGGGTATTCGCAGTAGTCCTCACACTTGGGCTGGGGCTTGAAATGCCTTTTGGTCGGATAGCGGGTTTGACGCCAGTAATCGGGGCGGCTCGTCCATTTGTGGCAGTCGACTTGGGGGCACGGGGAAGCGTAGAGGTTGGGGCAGGTTTACTCCTGGCTGAGACAGTTGTGTTTGGTTTGACAGTTGTCTTGGCAGCTGCACCAGCATTTGACGGTGGATTAGCTTTCGACGACGGCGTTAATGTCCCAGTACTAGCACTTGGACCCGAATTCGACACTCTTGCTCGTCTTGCCGCTGTTGCAGCACTGATGCTTGCCGCTGCTCCTGTGTTGCAGGATGTAGCAGCACTCACATTGGCACTAGCGACGGTACTAGGAAGCATAGACATTCTGCCTCTGCCGACACCAGGCTTCACTCTTGAGCTCGTACGGGTGGCAATGGTAGATGCTGCTACAGGGGAGGCTGTGTTTGTCGGGGGAGCAGTGAGCGAAGGTGATGTGGCGCTGAGAGATGTGATGGAACGTCTGCCAACAGTGACGCTGCCAGCTGATGCAAACGTCGATGCCCTCTTCATCTCGGCAGTATTCGTGCCAGAGGCATCGGAGCTACCAGCTGAAATGGTAGTATTCCAAGGTCTCTGCCTAGTAGAAGACGACGGTCTGACTCTAATCgttccttccctttccttttcacCATCGTTGCCACGAGTCGTAGCCTGACTTATCGCCCGATTCATGGGCCGCGAACCCACAGTTGGCCCCCGTATTGGAGCCGGGCCTGACAATCTCGAAGCTGCCGAAACATTCGACGCAGCAGATCCAGGTCTGACCATCACAGGCGGCATACCTTCCCTCCCCACTCCTCTTTTCACGGCACTCTCCCCTTCTGATACGTATGCCCTATCCGTATCTCTGTTGGCTGGTGATGGCCGAAGACGGTTAGCGAACTTGGCGTTGGCAGATgcggtggtggtggcgaGGCTGACGGCACGAGGTTGACGTTGTCGAGTGGTCGCGGTGGTAATGGTGGTAGCTGGAGCAGAGGCGGAAGCGGAAGGGTTAGTCGCCAGAGGAAGGGTAGACGAACGTTGAGCTGACGGTCGCAGTCTAACGTACGTCGCTGTCTTTGCATTTGCGTTGTCATTGTCGCTCGACAGTTCAACACCGCCCATCCTCGAGTTGCTGCCACTCTCTCCCTTACTCTCATCTAACCTTGATAGAACGGAACTGGCCGCACCCGAGACACTTCCATCGCGGTCATTTTTGGCTGcaaccttcttcctcagcCGCTGCTCGGCAGGTATCAATATATCTCCATCCCCAAACACAAAGCTCATCATACTCtcttcgtcatcatcatcctcttcctcttcgtcaCGTTCTCCAAGCGGTCCTTGAGCCGGTCCGAAGATCTTTGACCGCCTCGCAAACCCTCTCAGATCCTCCAGCCCAGGTGACCTATCATATTGTGCGGGGGAAAGTTCACCCATGGAACGGACTTTGGAAGGAGTCAACTTGGAGGGTCCCGAGCGATGATGGGTCTGCGGTCGGACACGGCCTGGAGCGAAGTGGTTGTGCGGGATACCGGGAATTGTGGGAAGAGTATGTGATCTTGACGAGGGTGACGTCCGGGGGAAACCATTTTGGTGGGTCGCACTACGATGTTTGTTAGCTTCTTTGTTTCGTAAATaagaatggaagaagaCTCTGTCAGATCTCTAAGACTCACCTCTTCctatcctcctcttcatcaatATGCCAAGCCCAAACTCTCACGAATTTGTATATattcctctctcttcctcctcccttcCGGCCAGCTCCGTTCCCATGCTTCTTCTCACTCTTCTTTGGCGATATTGACAACGGTAGCGCTGTTGTCCCCGTCTTAGCACAGAGGAGAGACATATCTGTAAACCTCACAACCCAGAGTTCATCTTTACCCGCGCCTTGGCCTTTGAGAATGTCGCTCAGTTTCCGTGAGCTCTTCTTTGGCAGTAGTGGTTTTGTGCCGTCTCTGGAATTAGGCAGGTTGGTGGATAAGTGGAGGTTGGCAGTTGATGGGGATACTTCGGAGAGGGGGGTTTCACCAATTAAAAGACGGCTGGATTTCGGGAATAATAACACCTGTTCGCGAAAGTCAGTACTAATCGCTCAACATGTAAAGAAAACCCGAATCAGCTCACTTTGTCACCATCTAGCCCTGCAATCCTCCCCCAAATATCCCTTGTCTCCTCAcgctcctcctctccaaTTTTCTCATCCTCTAAAGCTCTCACCACCCCCTCGATCTCCTCCACCATCTCCACGGTCTTCTCATACTCTTTCAAACTAGGATCGGTATGGTATAATAGGTTTTGGAACATGAGCGGATATTTAATCAGCCGTTGAAAAGGTTTAGATAGCGAGATGAGTAAACCCGGGGAGCCAGAGGCGAGAGCCAAGGATTCGAGGTGGGTTAGGTAAGCTGTCAGGGCGTTAGGCTGGCGTGCGGAAGAAAAGTGGGCGGAGGGGAAGGAAGCGCGTTTGGGTTTGGGGAATGAGATGGGTGggggaggatgagaagGGGAGAGGGCTTGGGTCACTTGCTGTAAGGCTTTCTCGAGGTGGAGGACGTAGGTGCTGTATTCTCGTAACACATATGACTGTATGTCAACAGAAGTCTATCAAAGTAAGAACTTACATGAGCGATGAAAATATCTGCCAGACTTCTGACAAGAGGGTACTGGTCATCGTATCTTCTTCTTAACGCTGCGGTCAACTTCAAGTGTCCTTCCAGTATCCCACCATTAATCGCTTTGAGGACCAAAGCCAGATCTTCTGGTAATTCTACATCTTCTCTGCTAGGAATATCGGATGATGAGTTTCTAGGGTGTTTGGAGAGCTTGTGGAATGACGTCCGTGAAACTGCACTTGCTCGAGAGGGTGCGCTGGAAGATGCTCTCTGGAGAGGAGGTAATGACTGACGTTTCAGCGACACCGTGCTTGATTTTTTCACGGGCCGACTTTCCGCATTATTCAATGTATTGGATGCTGTTAACCTAGCGGGGCCTGAATTCAACGAGTCGAATCCAAGACCAGCACCCAGTAAAGTCGCAGAGCCAAACCCAAAACCTAGCAAATCTTCATTGGGGGTTAACGGCGCAGCAGAACTAGTTGAGCTATCTGATGGTGATATGAATTGGGCTGTGGAGGCGAATTTTGAAGCGATCGGCAAATTGATAGAAGACCCGCCGACTGAAGGCGTGTAACATGAAGAAGTAGGGGATGTGGCCGATCTAGTGTGGGCAAGAGGGTGGAATGGATCGTAAAATTCGAGACGCGGAGAGGTGGACGAATGTACAAGGGGCTTGCAGAAGGCTTCGTCTATGGATAGTAAATCGTTCAAGTATCTATCTGTCAGCTCGTGTTATGATTGGTAAACGCACCTTTCTTCACTGCTAACTATCTCCCATAACACCTCTTGCCTTGTACGTTCTTGCATCCCCAGATTATCGACTAAATCAGGATCCGTCATCTCACTCCAAGTGTTTGCTACAGGCAGGAAACTGGCAGTGCTTCCAGTAGCCGCGCTCATTTCAGAAGGACTTGGACTGAATACACCCAAAGAACGTTTGGTGGGTGATGATCCGCGAAATGATGAGGAGGGAAATGATGCCTTGCGAGAGGATGAGGGGCGGGGAAAAGAGTGAATAAATGATTGACGAGAGGAGCCCGGCCGGGATATTGGATTTGGTCGATGGATTGAATCGATACGCTTGGGTAGCACTTCTTGTGGACTAGACATAGATCCCACACGAGAGTCCAGTACGACGCTATCCGCAGGCGTAGGAGGCGGTGATTTGAATGTCACTTTCCGCTCTCCACCGGGGGTCGggtttcttctttctccaATCGCAACAAGAGGCTTAGAAGCAAACTGGTCTACTAATCGATTTTCGAAGTCACACGACAGAATCTCTTCTGGTGGTTCCTCTATATATTCTCGAAGTTGCAGTGGCGGTGTCGCAGCATTGATACTACTAGATCTAGGCTTGAGGATAGAGAg is a window from the Cryptococcus gattii WM276 chromosome L, complete sequence genome containing:
- a CDS encoding Nuclear receptor coactivator, putative (Similar to TIGR gene model, INSD accession AAW44969.1) produces the protein MIHSIVIISVFHFQLIIFRKMAALARALPAPLHTSTTEYEEAPAPLPAAPGPQLPKYGQRKGWKPKTATDFNGGGAYPECHVAQYPLDMGKKNKGQGSTLALQVDQDGLVRYDAIAQHGRAPGSRVQSSFKDLVPLANRTDVTESERQMERPDDLSVAETAERTRLALERITHGKIKAAQPKHVPKTNNDSTYVRYTPANQSANEGKQRIIKMTEVQEDPLEPPRFKHKKIPRGPAEPPPPVLQSPPRAATAQDQKDWMIPPCISNWKNNKGYTIPLDKRLAADGRGLQDVHINDNFAKFSESLYIADRHIREEVRARAQLQQLLAQKQKISKEEELRLLAQRAREDRSGLSTSISGSVAAASGSRLPVETGINLGGYGSESGSEESEEEDEDEEAIRERNIVREEKRREREKEMRMSNMGSEMRAKMLAKEANRDISEKIALGLAKPSTSKETLLDSRLFNREALSTGFASEDSYNLYDKPLFAGSSAAAAIYRPAGSSRNDESFGGGTEEGIKEEMSKDRFQLGNATRGFEGAEGTEAREGPVQFEKDTIVALDGSADPFGVEQFMDAARRGGKRIAEDRDEERRKRARDE
- a CDS encoding uncharacterized protein (Similar to TIGR gene model, INSD accession AAW44970.1) codes for the protein MGELSPAQYDRSPGLEDLRGFARRSKIFGPAQGPLGERDEEEEDDDDEESMMSFVFGDGDILIPAEQRLRKKVAAKNDRDGSVSGAASSVLSRLDESKGESGSNSRMGGVELSSDNDNANAKTATYVRLRPSAQRSSTLPLATNPSASASAPATTITTATTRQRQPRAVSLATTTASANAKFANRLRPSPANRDTDRAYVSEGESAVKRGVGREGMPPVMVRPGSAASNVSAASRLSGPAPIRGPTVGSRPMNRAISQATTRGNDGEKEREGTIRVRPSSSTRQRPWNTTISAGSSDASGTNTAEMKRASTFASAGSVTVGRRSITSLSATSPSLTAPPTNTASPVAASTIATRTSSRVKPGVGRGRMSMLPSTVASANVSAATSCNTGAAASISAATAARRARVSNSGPSASTGTLTPSSKANPPSNAGAAAKTTVKPNTTVSARSKPAPTSTLPRAPKSTATNGRAAPITGVKPAIRPKGISSPSPSRKGIPTMPSMDTALSEVWKEYGDVDIDKLGSSTPGEAVPKKETAKTTESVKTPARGSVQNKTAPVTGRIGELSKRRDVGGRI
- a CDS encoding uncharacterized protein (Similar to SGTC gene model, INSD accession EAL17818.1), producing the protein MKSFFSRLKHSNESEKLNSSSRGKEKERLSILKPRSSSINAATPPLQLREYIEEPPEEILSCDFENRLVDQFASKPLVAIGERRNPTPGGERKVTFKSPPPTPADSVVLDSRVGSMSSPQEVLPKRIDSIHRPNPISRPGSSRQSFIHSFPRPSSSRKASFPSSSFRGSSPTKRSLGVFSPSPSEMSAATGSTASFLPVANTWSEMTDPDLVDNLGMQERTRQEVLWEIVSSEERYLNDLLSIDEAFCKPLVHSSTSPRLEFYDPFHPLAHTRSATSPTSSCYTPSVGGSSINLPIASKFASTAQFISPSDSSTSSAAPLTPNEDLLGFGFGSATLLGAGLGFDSLNSGPARLTASNTLNNAESRPVKKSSTVSLKRQSLPPLQRASSSAPSRASAVSRTSFHKLSKHPRNSSSDIPSREDVELPEDLALVLKAINGGILEGHLKLTAALRRRYDDQYPLVRSLADIFIAHSYVLREYSTYVLHLEKALQQVTQALSPSHPPPPISFPKPKRASFPSAHFSSARQPNALTAYLTHLESLALASGSPGLLISLSKPFQRLIKYPLMFQNLLYHTDPSLKEYEKTVEMVEEIEGVVRALEDEKIGEEEREETRDIWGRIAGLDGDKVLLFPKSSRLLIGETPLSEVSPSTANLHLSTNLPNSRDGTKPLLPKKSSRKLSDILKGQGAGKDELWVVRFTDMSLLCAKTGTTALPLSISPKKSEKKHGNGAGRKGGGRERNIYKFVRVWAWHIDEEEDRKR